The following are encoded together in the Coffea arabica cultivar ET-39 chromosome 1c, Coffea Arabica ET-39 HiFi, whole genome shotgun sequence genome:
- the LOC140038498 gene encoding uncharacterized protein, with protein MATSVMPFKVVPKTARREDNKINAHQEQEKRKPTLKEMQDKEYPFLDSDVSGMFDDLLSINLITLPEMKRPDEARNTDDPNYCKYHRLVGHPIQKCFVFKDKVMELARQGKILLEEDKASVNQTSIGTLQSMEDKRVMVPVLPIIQFGSLDPIEIKQEGTHSTLQEHVYEDEKALQPDVDDEGWTLVMRRRRRKSYPSSKASKVLTRSMVTWKKKEKDVKKTNDCRNLQGGRIFKQKSRTPITLKEFLPKEFFDVDVVASHRTRVDYIEEQKDNARESLCEMARASIGNEEGRVPTSNEEVNITSITFTSEDLLLGSTPHNRPLFVTGYAKEQKVNRMLIDGGSAVNILPLKTLKELGIPVDELSNSRLMIQGFNQGGQRALGSLNLEIVIDDMTSRALLYVIDAKTTYNVLLGRPWIHENGVVPSTLHQCFKYCQNGMARSVKADDNPFTEAEAYIADAKFYIKRHIAKDKTEQSLFGDKIQNPESPNAKGEKVMTSKSKEKVHEETDVSLPNNESVVFRCPPKSRVEHGQSPAIQHETLKDLTLPIAHLDTRRASSSQLKRSNFLSKESEVEQDTIPKSRTKEGFDPIAYKLLAKAGYDLKESAVLNVSSRQSTSDMIHGLNPTQKMLKEKGYAVENPKFGLGYSSPTPIRIKINRVSSQYIAVEDESSQIVDKPQAFHEKENNIPRVSVFKRLGPQKRQKSQNSHKSKGKMAKSLQNLEEPSDCSHKFGSIIPSRMRRCTDLVIKCGTALRVREHTVVYTRPKEDDEESVASCNHITIIDGDSPEEDDDAEDAPPELEEGVKATVDDLKEINLGTSEDPRPIYISVSLSPDEEKAYIELLQEYQDVFVWTYKEMPGLDPKVAVHHLAVKKGVRPVKQAQRRFRPDLIPLIEMEVNKLIEAGFIREVKYPTWISSIVHVRKKNGQIRICVDFRDVNNACPKDDFPLPITELMIDATTGHEVLSFMDGSSGYNQIRLAPEDEELTAFRTPKGIYCYKVMPFGLKNAGATYQRAMQNIFDDMLHKNIECYVDDLVVKSKKRSSHLQDLRQVFDRLRRYQLKMNPLKCAFGVTSGKFLGFVVRHRGIEIDQAKIDAILRMPEPRNIHELKSLQGRLAYLRRFISNLAGRCQPFSRLMKKDVPFQWDEACSNAFNSIKSYLMKAPVLAAPIHGKPLLLYIVAQERSVGALLAQENNEGNEVALYYLSRMMTPNELNYSPIEKLCLALIFAIQKLKHYFQAHSVRLISKANPIKYVMSRPVLSDRLARWYLQLQQFEIIYVPQKAVKGQVLADFLADHPIPAEWELSDDLPDEHVLLIEIRPPWKMYFDGAAHRHGAGAGIVFITPDGGILLYSFILNQHCSNNVAEYQALILGLEIAVDMEQLDIQIYGDSLLVVNQLLGSYEVKKSELIPFHKYATRLMKRLGGASIKHVPRRENKQADALAVLASSLAMPDHEIQVRVCQKWVVPSLIDDECIEGNDAHVVSTYEIDKEDWRQPLVDYLKYQKLPEEQRRRTDIRRRAPRFILYKDTLYRRSFEGVLLRCLGEDEAYRAMHEAHSGICEARQSGPKLHFRIKKMGYYWPTMVKDCIEYAQRCQACQFHANYIHQPPEPLHPTVASWPFDAWGLDVVGPLPKSSGQHLYILAATDYFSKWAEAIPLKQVRKEDVVNFIRVNIIYRYGVPRYIITDNGKSFSNSLMDKLCEKFHLKQRKSSMYNAPANGLAEAFNKTLCNLLKKVVAKSKKDWHEKIGESLWAYRTTYRTPMQAIPTTFLSGLKPYRSSKLERKMW; from the coding sequence ATGGCTACGAGTGTAATGCCCTTTAAGGTTGTTCCCAAAACTGCCAGGAGAGAAGACAACAAGATCAATGCACATCAAGAACAAGAAAAGAGGAAACCAACTCTCAAGGAGATGCAGGATAAGGAATACCCTTTTCTTGATTCTGATGTCTCTGGTATGTTTGATGATCTGTTAAGTATAAACTTGATCACGCTTCCTGAGATGAAGCGACCCGATGAGGCTAGGAATACTGACGATCCAAATTACTGTAAGTATCACCGATTGGTCGGGCATCCCATTCAAAAATGCTTTGTCTTCAAAGACAAAGTAATGGAGTTGGCAAGACAAGGAAAAATTCTCCTTGAAGAAGACAAGGCGAGTGTGAATCAAACGTCCATTGGTACCCTGCAGTCCATGGAGGATAAAAGGGTCATGGTGCCTGTATTGCCAATAATTCAATTTGGATCACTTGATCCTATAGAAATCAAACAAGAAGGTACTCATTCAACTCTTCAGGAACATGTATATGAAGATGAAAAGGCGCTACAGCCTGATGTGGATGATGAAGGGTGGACTCTAGTCATGCGAAGAAGGAGGCGAAAGTCTTATCCATCCAGTAAGGCGAGCAAGGTCTTAACAAGAAGTATGGTGACctggaagaaaaaagagaaggacGTGAAGAAAACTAATGACTGTCGTAATCTTCAAGGAGGTCGAATCTTCAAGCAAAAGTCGCGAACTCCTATcactttaaaagaatttttgcCAAAAGAATTCTTTGATGTTGATGTGGTCGCAAGTCACAGAACGCGAGTAGATTatatcgaggaacaaaaagaTAATGCTCGCGAATCTCTCTGTGAGATGGCCCGTGCGTCCATTGGCAATGAAGAAGGTCGTGTGCCTACCAGCAATGAAGAGGTGAATATCACAAGTATCACTTTTACTAGTGAAGACTTGTTGCTTGGGTCAACACCGCATAACCGTCCTTTGTTTGTGACTGGTTATGCAAAGGAGCAAAAAGTGAATAGAATGTTGATAGATGGAGGTTCAGCAGTCAATATTCTCCCTTTAAAAACTCTGAAGGAGCTTGGTATCCCGGTTGATGAACTCTCCAATAGCCGACTGATGATTCAAGGCTTCAATCAAGGAGGGCAAAGAGCTCTTGGATCACTAAATTTGGAGATAGTCATTGATGACATGACGTCCAGAGCACTGTTGTATGTGATAGATGCTAAAACAACATACAATGTATTGTTGGGGAGGCCCTGGATTCatgaaaatggagttgtaccttcAACTCTTCATCAATGCTTCAAGTACTGTCAAAACGGGATGGCAAGAAGTGTGAAAGCTGATGATAATCCTTTCACTGAGGCGGAAGCATATATCGCAGAtgccaaattttacatcaaaaggCACATTGCGAAGGATAAAACTGAACAATCTCTATTTGGGGATAAAATCCAGAACCCCGAATCTCCAAATGCAAAAGGGGAGAAAGTGATGACTtcgaaatcaaaagagaaagttcatgaagaaactgatgtttCATTGCCAAACAATGAATCAGTTGTCTTTCGCTGCCCTCCCAAATCAAGAGTGGAACATGGACAGTCACCTGCAATTCAGCATGAAACTCTAAAAGATTTGACTCTTCCGATAGCTCATCTTGATACAAGAAGGGCGTCATCTTCTCAACTTAAAAGGTCTAACTTTTTAAGCAAAGAATCTGAAGTTGAACAAGACACCATACCGAAGTCAAGAACTAAAGAAGGTTTTGATCCTATCGCTTATAAGCTTCTCGCTAAGGCTGGATACGATCTCAAAGAATCTGCGGTGTTAAATGTTTCATCCCGTCAATCTACCAGTGACATGATTCATGGGTTGAATCCTACCCAAAAGATGTTGAAGGAAAAGGGATACGCCGTTGAAAATCCCAAATTTGGCCTTGGCTACTCCTCTCCTACACCAATCCGCATCAAGATCAATAGAGTTAGTAGCCAATatattgctgtagaggatgagTCTTCTCAAATAGTTGATAAACCTCAAGCTTTTCATGAAAAGGAGAATAACATTCCACGGGTATCAGTCTTTAAGAGATTGGGACcacaaaaaagacaaaaatctCAAAACTCTCATAAGAGTAAAGGAAAAATGGCAAAGTCATTGCAAAATCTTGAAGAACCTTCTGATTGTTCTCATAAATTTGGTAGCATCATTCCTTCGAGAATGAGAAGATGCACAGACCTTGTAATAAAGTGTGGGACTGCATTGAGGGTCAGGGAGCATACCGTGGTGTACACAAGACCAAAAGAGGATGATGAAGAGAGTGTTGCTTCATGCAATCATATAACCATAATTGACGGTGACTCGcctgaagaagatgatgatgctgAAGACGCTCCACCTGAATTGGAGGAAGGTGTTAAGGCTACGGTGGATGATCTAAAGGAGATCAATCTTGGTACTTCAGAGGACCCGCGTCCAATATACATAAGTGTTTCATTGAGTCCTGACGAAGAGAAGGCATATATTGAACTCTTGCAGGAATATCAAGATGTTTTTGTATGGACTTATAAAGAAATGCCGGGTTTAGATCCAAAAGTGGCCGTCCACCATTTGGCTGTTAAAAAGGGAGTTCGACCTGTGAAACAAGCACAACGGCGATTTAGACCTGATTTGATTCCGTTGATCGAAATGGAAGTCAATAAACTCATTGAAGCCGGGTTTATTCGTGAAGTTAAATATCCCACATGGATTTCGAGTATCGTGCATGTGCGAAAGAAAAATGGACAAATCCGCATCTGCGTCGATTTCAGGGATGTTAACAATGCTTGTCCCAAAGATGACTTTCCTTTACCAATCACTGAGCTCATGATTGATGCAACTACAGGGCATGAAGTGCTATCATTTATGGATGGCTCCTCTGGATATAATCAAATTCGATTGGCACCTGAGGATGAGGAGCTCACTGCATTTCGTACTCCTAAGGGTATTTATTGTTATAAAGTGATGCCCTTTGGTCTCAAAAATGCTGGAGCCACATATCAAAGAGCAATGCAAAATATCTTTGATGACATGCTTCATAAAAACATCGAGTGTTATGTGGATGATTTAGTTgttaaatcaaagaaaagaagtaGTCACTTGCAGGACTTGAGACAAGTATTTGATCGGTTGAGAAGGTATCAACTTAAAATGAACCCTCTCAAGTGTGCATTTGGAGTCACGTCGggaaaatttcttggttttgtggttCGCCATCGAGGTATTGAAATTGATCAAGCCAAAATTGATGCTATATTGAGGATGCCTGAACCTCGTAACATTCATGAATTGAAAAGTCTTCAAGGGCGATTAGCTTATCTGAGGAGATTTATCTCAAATTTAGCAGGAAGGTGTCAACCATTTAGCCGCTTGATGAAGAAAGATGTGCCATTTCAATGGGATGAGGCATGTAGTAATGCATTCAATAGCATTAAGTCTTATCTTATGAAAGCACCTGTGTTGGCTGCACCTATTCATGGAAAGCCATTACTCCTTTATATTGTTGCCCAAGAACGGTCAGTGGGGGCATTGCTCGctcaagaaaataatgaaggaaaTGAGGTTGCCCTTTATTATTTAAGCAGAATGATGACCCCCAACGAACTGAATTACTCGCCAATTGAAAAGTTGTGTTTAGCCCTTATTTTTGCAATACAGAAGTTAAAGCACTACTTTCAAGCGCATAGTGTGAGGCTCATTTCTAAGGCGAATCCCATAAAATATGTGATGAGCAGGCCAGTGCTGTCCGACCGTCTAGCTAGATGGTATCTTCAACTACAACAGTTTGAGATTATTTATGTGCCTCAGAAAGCTGTGAAAGGACAAGTTCTGGCAGATTTTCTTGCTGATCACCCTATACCTGCTGAATGGGAACTAAGTGATGACCTGCCGGATGAGCATGTACTCCTTATTGAGATTCGTCCACCATGGAAGATGTATTTTGATGGTGCGGCTCATCGTCATGGAGCTGGAGCAGGGATTGTATTCATAACTCCTGATGGAGGGATATTGCTATACTCCTTTATTCTAAATCAACACTGTTCAAACAATGTCGCTGAGTACCAAGCGCTCATACTCGGACTTGAAATAGCTGTTGACATGGAACAGTTGGACATTCAAATCTATGGTGATTCTCTATTGGTGGTCAACCAACTCTTGGGGAGTTATGAAGTCAAAAAGTCCGAGTTAATTCCATTTCACAAATATGCAACGCGACTTATGAAGCGGCTTGGAGGTGCAAGTATTAAACATGTTCCTAGAAGGGAAAATAAGCAAGCTGATGCATTAGCTGTGCTAGCCTCTTCACTTGCAATGCCGGATCATGAGATACAAGTTCGTGTATGCCAAAAGTGGGTAGTCCCATCATTAATTGATGATGAATGTATTGAAGGAAACGACGCTCATGTGGTTTCAACCTATGAAATTGACAAAGAAGATTGGAGACAACCCCTCGTTGATTATCTCAAGTATCAAAAATTACCTGAGGAGCAACGTAGAAGAACTGACATCCGTCGCCGTGCCCCTCGTTTTATCTTATACAAGGACACACTGTACCGAAGATCATTTGAAGGTGTACTGTTGCGCTGTCTGGGCGAAGACGAGGCATATCGAGCGATGCACGAGGCACATTCTGGAATATGTGAAGCTCGCCAGTCCGGTCCCAAGTTGCATTTTCGGATTAAAAAGATGGGCTACTATTGGCCTACTATGGTCAAAGATTGCATAGAATATGCTCAAAGATGTCAAGCTTGCCAGTTTCATGCAAATTACATTCATCAACCACCTGAGCCGTTACACCCGACTGTTGCTTCTTGGCCTTTTGATGCGTGGGGCCTTGATGTTGTGGGGCCATTACCAAAGTCGTCCGGTCAACACTTATATATATTGGCTGCGACCGACTACTTTTCTAAGTGGGCTGAAGCCATACCGCTCAAGCAAGTTAGAAAGGAAGATGTGGTGAATTTTATTCGTGTGAATATTATTTACCGTTATGGAGTTCCCCGATACATTATAACTGATAACGGGAAATCCTTCTCCAATAGCTTGATGGATAAGTTGTGTGAGAAGTTTCATCTCAAACAACGCAAGTCATCCATGTATAATGCCCCCGCCAATGGTCTCGCCGAGGCATTCAACAAAACTTTGTGCAACTTGTTGAAGAAAGTGGTGGCCAAATCAAAGAAAGATTGGCACGAAAAGATAGGCGAATCTCTTTGGGCTTACCGCACCACATATCGAACTCCAATGCAAGCCATACCGACTACTTTTCTAAGTGGGCTGAAGCCATACCGCTCAAGCAAGTTAGAAAGGAAGATGTGGTGA
- the LOC140038492 gene encoding uncharacterized protein, with translation MVVFKEVISSNEKYLLIADNDGDSGDKGTKLLVHPPIQGTYSGKWPSHQYPELKDWSLELSQDDGTKVHSLRSLIHSKEPRTTPFQTLGRRIIDGDAHWGPSLRLNGAFGYIENYWEWLEDILDRSKIVLRENYLFDALYASLFTYDRNPHVLRAFCEVWCSDTNTLHTSVGELSLSLWDLHKLGGLPIIGGIYEEVIPCAEELTGVNEKKLRHIPQSYEYLFAALHHLQHGESNKAGVSAAQWIKFWFKGKSRYSKPKQRRIKRASRAQATQNPDGEIGQPRKFSSQDNGVFDTIGVKLHLREETYLAAFISCWLCVFALSDEDLHYIRPSTFKMASMMAAGRKTCLAVPVLLNIYRGLDKISNSTTPGCARAAFPVHYVYAWLASYFSTHYSTPNTMPGPTMTNFSGEGGARYFDESSARDLIHQGDKATWGNTSLVKNRNELFIDNGKLANLELSYFVSACSNYLVSHAEGDFLVEPYSPYRFAR, from the coding sequence ATGGTGGTATTCAAGGAAGTCATATCTTCAAACGAGAAGTATCTCCTTATCGCTGACAATGATGGTGACTCCGGTGACAAAGGAACGAAATTATTGGTGCATCCCCCCATACAAGGAACTTACTCTGGTAAGTGGCCTTCTCACCAGTACCCAGAATTGAAGGACTGGTCACTTGAACTTTCTCAGGATGACGGCACGAAAGTCCACTCCCTGAGATCCCTTATTCACAGTAAGGAGCCAAGGACAACTCCCTTTCAGACCCTTGGCAGGCGGATCATAGACGGAGATGCACACTGGGGTCCTTCCTTGAGACTCAATGGTGCATTTGGTTACATCGAGAATTACTGGGAGTGGTTGGAGGATATCCTCGACAGAAGCAAAATAGTGCTCCGTGAAAATTATTTGTTTGACGCCTTATATGCTTCACTTTTCACATATGACAGGAATCCCCATGTACTTAGGGCATTCTGCGAGGTGTGGTGTTCGGATACCAATACCTTGCATACATCTGTCGGGGAATTGTCTCTCTCACTTTGGGACTTGCACAAGTTAGGAGGACTTCCAATCATCGGGGGTATCTATGAAGAGGTAATTCCATGCGCGGAGGAGTTGACTGGagtaaatgaaaagaaattaaggCATATTCCACAAAGTTATGAGTATTTGTTCGCAGCCTTACATCATCTTCAACATGGAGAATCCAACAAGGCTGGAGTTTCTGCTGCCCAATGGATTAAATTCTGGTTTAAAGGCAAAAGCAGGTACTCAAAGCCAAAGCAGAGAAGGATAAAGAGGGCATCTCGTGCTCAAGCGACCCAAAATCCGGATGGCGAAATTGGACAACCACGcaaattttcaagtcaagaCAATGGCGTATTTGACACCATCGGAGTTAAACTTCACTTGCGGGAAGAGACCTATCTTGCAGCATTTATATCTTGCTGGCTCTGTGTCTTTGCTTTATCTGATGAGGACCTCCATTATATTAGACCATCTACTTTTAAAATGGCTAGTATGATGGCTGCCGGTCGTAAGACTTGCCTTGCTGTTCCTGTCCTGCTAAACATATACCGTGGGCTtgataaaatttcaaactcaaCTACCCCAGGGTGTGCACGCGCGGCTTTTCCGGTGCACTATGTATATGCTTGGTTAGCGAGTTATTTCTCCACCCATTATTCGACTCCCAATACCATGCCTGGACCCACAATGACCAACTTTTCTGGAGAGGGTGGTGCACGATATTTTGATGAAAGTAGTGCTCGCGACCTCATTCATCAGGGAGATAAAGCAACTTGGGGAAACACTTCTCTTGTGAAGAACCGCAATGAACTTTTTATTGACAATGGCAAATTAGCGAATCTCGAACTAAGTTATTTTGTAAGCGCCtgttcaaattacttagtttcgCATGCTGAAGGGGATTTCCTTGTTGAGCCATACAGTCCATACAGATTCGCGCGGTAA
- the LOC113736891 gene encoding uncharacterized protein has protein sequence MATPKFSSHARSISLPSSSHPLLVTVEAHIQRLKSSEAASSTSQLLACQKLDGLKNLYECLDDVLQLPLSQQALSNEDVLDGSLMLLDICGAVRDIYSQMKETVQELESSLRRKRNGDLANEVSSYMISRKHLNKMISKCYQDLKKAEKNCNLAAVNKEAENLPLVNLIKEVQEVSLSVLKSTLSLVSPLKAEKGWSLVSKLLQHRTPSSEGHSNIAAMEQIEIELHLINKKKSNKDAVKGLEALDSSIQELAEILEIVFRLLLKTRVSLLNILNH, from the coding sequence ATGGCAACTCCAAAATTCTCTAGTCACGCTCGTTCCATTAgtttgccttcttcatctcacCCTCTTCTCGTTACTGTTGAGGCACATATCCAAAGATTGAAGTCTTCAGAAGCGGCATCCTCAACTTCACAGTTATTAGCCTGCCAAAAATTGGATGGCCTCAAGAACTTGTACGAGTGCCTGGATGATGTGCTTCAGCTGCCTTTGAGCCAACAAGCTCTCTCCAATGAAGATGTCCTGGATGGATCTCTGATGCTGTTGGACATTTGTGGGGCAGTTAGAGACATCTATTCACAAATGAAGGAAACTGTCCAGGAACTTGAGTCATCTCTACGGAGAAAAAGAAATGGGGATCTGGCCAATGAAGTTAGCTCATATATGATCTCCAGAAAGCACCTGAATAAAATGATCAGCAAATGctatcaagatttgaagaaagcagaaaagaacTGCAACTTGGCAGCGGTAAACAAAGAAGCTGAAAACCTCCCTTTGGTTAACCTGATCAAAGAAGTCCAAGAAGTTAGTCTATCTGTCTTGAAGTCCACATTATCTTTGGTTTCTCCATTAAAAGCCGAAAAAGGTTGGTCTTTGGTCTCAAAATTATTACAGCACAGGACACCATCATCTGAAGGGCATTCCAATATTGCTGCAATGGAGCAAATCGAAATCGAGTTGCATCTGATAAACaagaaaaagtcaaacaaagacGCTGTAAAAGGACTCGAGGCCTTGGACTCGAGCATTCAAGAATTAGCAGAGATCCTTGAAATTGTCTTCAGGCTATTGCTAAAAACTAGAGTTTCGCTTCTTAACATTCTCAACCACTAG
- the LOC140038496 gene encoding uncharacterized protein, with the protein MDKLCEKFHLKQRKSSMYNAPANGLAEAFNKTLCNLLKKVVAKSKKDWHEKIGESLWAYRTTYRTPTQATPYALVYGVEAVLSLEQQIPSLRIAIQEGLTEEENVRLRLEELEALDEKRLEAQQNLECYQARLSRAFNKKVRRRSFQVGDMVLAVRRPIVMTHRTKDKFVSKWDGPYIVREVYTNGAYKLVDKDGVKVGPINGKFVKLYMP; encoded by the coding sequence ATGGATAAGTTGTGTGAGAAGTTTCATCTCAAACAACGCAAGTCATCCATGTATAATGCCCCCGCCAATGGTCTCGCCGAGGCATTCAACAAAACTTTGTGCAACTTGTTGAAGAAAGTGGTGGCCAAATCAAAGAAAGATTGGCACGAAAAGATAGGCGAATCTCTTTGGGCTTACCGCACCACATATCGAACTCCAACGCAAGCCACACCATATGCCTTAGTCTATGGTGTAGAAGCTGTTCTGTCCCTTGAGCAACAAATTCCTTCTTTGAGAATTGCTATCCAAGAAGGGCTCACGGAGGAAGAAAATGTTCGTCTGCGCCTTGAAGAATTGGAAGCTTTGGATGAAAAGAGATTGGAGGCACAACAAAATCTGGAGTGCTATCAAGCCCGTCTCTCTAGAGCTTTTAATAAGAAAGTTCGACGTCGCTCCTTTCAAGTCGGGGACATGGTACTTGCCGTTCGAAGGCCAATAGTTATGACTCATCGCACTAAAGACAAATTCGTCTCTAAATGGGATGGGCCGTACATTGTTCGAGAAGTCTACACGAATGGTGCGTACAAATTGGTGGACAAAGATGGCGTGAAAGTTGGTCCTATAAATGGAAAATTCGTGAAGCTATACatgccataa